Below is a genomic region from Gammaproteobacteria bacterium.
GGCTTGATCCTGGCTCCACGCGGCATTCGGTGATCCGGCGTGGATTCCGGGTTCCCGCGGCGCGGACCGTGGAATGACGGGATTGACGATCACACTCACACGCCTCAAGGACTCACAGGCCAAGCCCGTAGAGCTGAACAGGTTTTTTCAGGGCGAGTTCACAGCACCGGCTTAGGGTGAACCCCATCGGAAGACACACATTCCAAGTCCCCGACAAGGAGGTTCATCCCATGAACAAGAAAACGACCCCAATCATCGCGCCGGCCATCATCGCGCTCGGTCTGATGTCCGCACCGGTCTTCGCTGGCGACGTGCTCGGCACCGAATCCGAGGGTGCCGACTCGGTTGAGCTCGGTGGCAACGCCGACAGCAGCTTGAGCGACCGTACCGGCGAACTGCGCTCCGACTTTGAAGATGCGCGCGCCGAGCGCATGGAATCGCGCGGCGACCTGCGCGAGCAGCTGCAAGACTCGGCGGATGATGCACAGTCCCGCTTGAGTGATGCGCGATCCGAAGCCGAGGACAGCGAGCTCTCCGAAATGGATGCCGGTGACGGCGGGCTGCAGGACTCTCTGCCCGGCCTGAGCGATCTCGACCATGAGACGGAGGTTTCGCGCGACGATGACGGCGTGGACCTCAGCTCCAGCACCAGCGGTACGCTCGGGGAACAGTCCGTCGAAAGCAGCAGCGAGTTCCATTCGAGCCGCGAAAGTGAAGACGGCAGTCGCTCGGTGAATCGTGAAGCGAGCGGACAATTGAGTGCCGGCGATTTCGAGGCGGGCTACGACAGCAGCGCCGATCGTTCGTCCTCGGTTTCGCGTAGCGATGCGGGCGTCGACATCGAACGCAGCGCTAGCACCAATCGTGAAGCCGCGCTCAACGATTCCAGCGTAGGCATATCTACCGAAAGCTCAAGCTCGCGCAGTATCGAAACCTCGATGCCTGAAGGTGAAGTGGGTGATGGTGAGATGCTTGACCGTGACGCGGCGTTCGCCGAATCCGACATCGGCGAGGGCGACTCGGAACTGAGCGACTCGTCGAACGATTCGAACGACGACACCACCACCGCTTTCGGCGACACCGACAGCAGCGATTCCGATCTGAGCACCACCGGCGGCTGATCGAAGGCGAGCCGAGCGGTAGGGACGCGAGGGCGGAGCATTCGATTCAGCCTGCAGTCCGCAGCGCTACGGTAAGTCTGACACCCAAGCGTCCAGACAAAGGACCGGAGTCCATCGGGCTCCGGTCCTTCCGTGTCTATAGCCGGGCCAGCCGAAAGCCCGCTCCAACGGGGATGACGCCCCCGTCAAGGAACTCAAAAAAGGGAACTTCACCATGGCTATCGATCTGCCGCCGCCACCAAGCCCGGTACAAACCGAAGTGTCCGCATTGCAGGGACGCAGCGCCCTATACGATGGCCAGCTTGGGAAGCTGGCGGTACATATCGTGGGTGACACGGCACTCGCCTTGCTCGACTTCACCGATCCGATCCAGCGATCCGAAACCGCATCCGACGTGGTGCGCGCCGTTGCACAACACGTCTACCGCGCCGGCTATCCGGCTGCCGAAATCAGCTACGCGAGCACTGAGGACACGCTGTTCATCGGCGTGACACTGGCGCACGTCGCCGCCGTGGAGATGCCCGCACCGGTCGCGCGCTATTTCGAAGACCTCCCGGATCAGGTCGGAGCACTGACCGACGCACAGTTCGAACGCCGCCGCGCCCTGGCGAGCCTGCACGCCGACATGGCCTCATTGTCGATGCAGCCCAAATTCGTGCCCACCGGCCAAGCGGGTGAGATGCGGCTGATCGCCGACGCCAGCGACACCGAGGACGACGCAAGCTCACTACACGCCGAAATCGGCAACCCCGGGAATCGCTTCGTCGGCCGCCACTATGTCGATGCCTCGGTTTCGGCCGGCCTCGCCTCCGGCGACCGCTTCGTCGCCAGTACGCGCGACAGCCTCAGCGCGCTCAATTCCGACGAAGAGGACACCGGCGAGTTGCACGAACGGCGTCTGGACTGGCGACACGTCTCCACCTGGGGGCTGTTCGGCCTCAACACCCGCTATCTCAGCTATGACTTCAGCGCCGTCCTCGAACAGGACGACGGCTTCAATCTCAGCGACCTGCTGCCGTTCCTGCCGGGCCCAGACGACCCCGAAGCGAGCCGCATCAACGGCCGCATCTTCACGCTGGAAGCCTACTGGCAGACCTTGCTCTACGCTGATTTCTATCGCCGCTGGACTGTGCAGGTACAGATCGACCGCACTGGCAAGACGCTGGACACCGAGGATGACAGCGCGCGCATTCAGCGCGAAATCTACAACTCGGTGGAACTGTCCACCAACTATGGCGGCAGTTGGCTGATCGGCGAAGACAGCGAACTCGGTTACGAAGCCGAACTGAAGCTGCGCCACGGCATCGGCAACGACGACGAGCCGTTGAGCACCGCCGATCTGGACTACTTCCTGTGGCAGCCCAGCCTCGAAGGCAGCTACGCGCAAGGTGCGCACTGGTTCTACAGCTTGCGCGCGGACATGCAGTTCAGCAGCGACATCGTGCCCGAACAACAGCAATGGGTACTCGGCGGCCGCGACTCGCTGGACGCCTATCTGCCCGGTGTGGCGGTGGGCGACGAAGGTGCCAGCCTGCGTGCCGAAGTCGCCTACGAGGGCGTGGAAATGCTGGGAATGACGTGGCGGCCCAGGCTTTTCGCGGACTACGCCTACAGCCACAGCCGACGCGATGACGACGATGTGACGCTGGCCGACGCCGGTATCGGCCTGGACATCGAGTACCGCGAGCGCATCAAGGCCGCCCTCAGCTTCGCCCAGAGCATTCATGACGACGGTGTGGATCACCCGCGTCTGGAACAGGCCGAAGCGGACGTCTATTTCGGCGTCGGCGTGACGTTCTGAACGCCGGATACTGTGGCGACCAAGCCGCGCCAGCGGCGCGAAATCAACGACTGCGCCGGTTTGCGGCATAATCCGCGTCCCCGCAGGCAACCACTCACCACTTCGAACGGAGTTCCGTAATGACCCAACCCGTCCGCGTTGCGATTACCGGCGCCGCCGGCCAGATCGCGTATTCGCTTATCTTCCGCATCGCCTCGGGCGACATGCTCGGCAAGGATCAGCCGGTGATCCTGCAGTTGCTGGACATTCCGGATTCCCTTGAAAAGCTCAAGGGCACGATCATGGAGATCGACGACTGCGCTTTCCCGCTGGTGCAGAGCGTCATCGGCACCTCGGACGCCGAGGAAGCCTTCGAAGGCGTCAAGTACGCGATGCTGGTCGGCGCACGCCCGCGCGGCCCCGGCATGGAACGCGCCGATCTGCTGCAGGCCAACGCCAAAATCTTCTCGGTACAAGGCAAGGCCCTGTCGTCGAAGGCGGATTCCGATGTTCGCGTCCTGGTGGTCGGCAACCCGGCCAACACCAATGCGCTGATCACCGCCAGCAACGCGCCGAAACTGGACCCCAAGCAGATCACCGCGATGACCCGCCTGGACCACAACCGCGCGCTGTCGCAGCTCGCCGCCAAGACCGGCGCGCACAGCACCGACATCGAAAAACTGATGATCTGGGGCAACCACAGCGCCAGCCAGTATCCGGACCTCACCCATGCCACGGTCAAGGGCAAGGCGGCCAGCTCGCTGGTCGATCAGGAATGGGTCGAGAAGGACTTCATTCCCACCGTGCAGCAGCGCGGCGCGGCGATCATCAAGGCGCGTGGTGCCTCCAGCGCCGCCTCCGCGGCCAGTTCGGCGGTCGATCACATGCGTGACTGGGCCAAGGGCTCGGACGGCCAGTGGGTCAGCATGGCAATTCCGTCGGATGGCTCGTACGGCATCAAGCCGGGCGTGGTCTATTCCTATCCGGTGGTCACCAAGAGCGGCCAGTACGAGATCGTCAAGGACCTGCCGATCGACAGCTTCTCTCGGGGCAAGATGGATGCCACCGATCAGGAACTGCGCGAAGAGCGCGCGGCGATCGAAGACCTGCTGAAGTAGTTCTGAAACGCCCGCCCCCCCCGCAACGGGGCCGGGCGTTTTTTCATGAACGTCTATCACCTCGTTTCCGGCAAACCGCCCCAGCGGCTGGCGTCGCCGCAGGCGCTGCCGGACGACGGCTTCCTCTGGATCGACATCCCGCGTGAACAGGCTGCGGACTGGCCCGCGCTGATCGAACCGCTACTGGGTGTGGAGGTCGAGCGCAACCACGTCTCCGACAGTCTCAACGCCGCGCACCGTTCGTTCTTCGACGGCACGCCCAGCTACGACATGCTGGTATTTGCCGGCCTCGGCCCCTGCGAAACACCGCTGCCGCTCGAGATCCGGAATGTCGCCCTGTTCATTTTCGATCGCATGCTCCTCACCGTGCGCGCGCAAGACAGCCTCAGCGTCCTGCAGGTGCAGCAACGGATCGACGAAGCGCAGCTGAAGTCGCCGAAAGACCCGGCGATGCTGGCGCATCTGCTGCTGACCACAATGATCGACCGCTTCCTGGCGGTGCGCGAACCGCTGATGGAACACTTCGACGATCTGGAGGATGAGCTGCTGGCGCCGCGACACGGCGCGGCCAACTGGCGCCGCCTGCTCGACAGCCGCCGCCAGGCGCGCAAGCTGGAAGCCCTGTGCAGCGATCAAATCGAGGCGCTGGACGCGTGGCGTCGCGGCACCCGCAAGAGTTTCAGCAATCCGCTGTCGGTGCGGGTTCGGGATCTGACGGAACATGCGGCGCGCGTGATGTCGCTGGCTGCCACTCAGGAGCGTGATCTGGAGTCTGCGATCCAGCTGCATTTCGCGATTGCCGCGGAACGAACCAACCGGATCATGCGGGTGCTCACGGTGTTCTCGGCCGTGTTTCTGCCGCTGACCTTCCTGGTTGGTGTGTACGGGATGAATTTCGATTACATGCCGGAGCTGCGCTGGCGCTACGGCTATTTCTTCGCGCTGGGCTTCATGGCCGCGCTGTCGCTGGGCCTGCTGCTGCTGTTCAAGCGCAAGCGCTACTTCTGACCGCAGCCGCCGGTTTCGACTGCGGTCCGAGCTCGGGACTTCAGCAGTCCAGGTGCGCCTTGATCAGGGACTGAGCCGCGTGCGCCGCGTTCTTCAGCGGTCCTGAAACCCCGCAGAACACCAGCCGCGACTGCATGCCGCCTTCCTGCAGCAGCATCAGCGCATCGCCCAGCTGTTCGTGCTTGCGTGCACCGGTGCGCTTGGCCAGCGAGTGCCAACGCTTTCGCAGCTCGGACTTGTATTCAAGGATCACCGGGTGCGCCGGGTGATCATGTTCACGGATCTCCACCGCGGCGTTGCCGAGCGCGCAACCGCGCACGTCGGTATCGCAATTCTTGGTCACGAAGGCGCCGAACAGATCCATGATCTGCGTGCGCGCATCGTCGGGGTGCTTCGCCACCACTTCATCCCACCATTCCCAAAGTTCGCGGACCTGCTGTCGCAGGTATTCCGCGACCAGATCGTCCTTCGAGGAAAAGCTTCGATAGAAGCTCATCTTGTTGGTACCGGCCTCGCTGGCGATCGTATCCACGCCCACGGCGCGAATCCCTTGTTGATAGAACAGATCGCAGGCCGTTTCGAAGATGCGGTCACGCACACGCGGCTTGCATGGGGCTTCAACGGCCACCGCTGCTGGCGTCTTGTTCGCACTCATTTGAAGAACCTCCTCTTGACACAGGTGTTACCGGTCAGTAACGTACCGCAGATGTTACTGACCGGTCACTAATTATCGCACAAATTTGATGATCTGGTCAGTTACTAGCCAAGACGCCCGTTTTCATCGGGCGCCGCAATTCGGGATCACCCGCCGGCCTTGCCCGCCGACGGTTTTTGCAGCAAGGGAGTTTGAACATGGCAAGCACTCAAGCAAACCTCTCAGGTTCGCGTCCCACGTTCGCGCCGCTAGCGCGAACGCAAGGCCGTACACATCTGATTTCATCACAGGCGAGCGAACTGGTGGGGATTTTGTTGAAAGCCGCTGCCGTACTGGGCGGATTCGCACTGCTCGCCGTGCTCGGTGGTTGCAGCGAGGCCCATTCCCAGGACAGCGCCATACCGCCGCCGCCCATAGTCACGGTCAGCGAGGTGGTCCGACGCGAAGTGGCGGACTGGGATGCCTTCACCGGACGCTTCGAGGCCGTGGAGCGCGTTGAACTCAAGCCGCGTGTTTCCGGTTATATCGACTCTGTCAGCTTCGCCGAAGGCGCCTTGGTGGAAAGGGGCCAGGTGCTGTTCCAGATCGACGCGCGGCCGTATCAGGCCGCGCTGGATCAAGCACGTGCCGAACTGGATCGCGCGCAGGCGCAGTACGCGCTGTCCGGCAGCGAGCTGACGCGCGCCGAAACCCTGCTCGAATCCAAAGCGATTTCGCGTGAGGAATACGATCAGCGCGTCAGCGGCCGCAGCCAGAACCAAGCCAACCTCAAGGCGGCGCAGGCGGCGGTGGCCGCGGCGGCGCTGAATGTGCGCTTCACCCGCGTGCTGGCGCCGATCGACGGCCGCGTCTCGCGCGCCGAAATCACTGCCGGCAACTACGTGACGGCGGGACAAAGCCTGCTGACCACGGTGGTCTCGGTCGACCCGATCTACGTGTATTTCGACGGTGACGAGCAGACCTACCTCAAGTATTCGAATCCGGCCCGCAGCGGCCGACCGGACGCCAGCGGCAGCGACACACCGGTGCACGTGGGGCTCGCCGACGAGCAGGGTTATCCGCATGACGGCCGGCTCGACTTCATCGACAACGCGCTGGACCCGGCCACCGGCACGATCCGCGCGCGCGCCGTACTGGACAACCCGGACGGGCGTCTCACGCCGGGCCTGTTCGCGCGCGTGCAACTTCGTGGCAGCGGCGCCACCGCCACCACGCTGATCGACGAGCGCGCCATCGGCACCGATCAGGACCGCAAATACGTCTACGTGATCGACGAGAGCAACGCCGCGCAGTACCGCCGTGTGGACCTGGGCGACTATGCGCACGGCCAGCGCATCGTGCGCGCCGGCCTCAAGCCGGGGGAACGCATCGTCGTCAGCGGTCTGGCGAAGATTCGTCCCGGCATGACGGTCAACCCGGAGGCAGCGCCGCCGGCCCAGGCGGCCGCCGATTCCGACGAACTCGCATTCAACTGAAGCGCCTCGCCGCACACCACCGAATCGTCCCATGAAATTTCCGCACTTCTTCATCGAGCGCCCGATTTTTGCCGGCGTGCTCTCTTTCCTGATCCTGGTCGGCGGCACGATCGCGGCGTTCGTGCTGCCGGTCGCCGAATATCCGGAGGTCAGCCCACCGACCGTGGTGGTGTCCGCGCAGTATCCCGGCGCCAACCCGGAAGTCGTGTCCGATGCTGTGGCCGCGCCGCTGGAGCAGGAGATCGTCGGCGTCGAGGACATGATCTACATGAACTCGCAGGCGCAGCAGGATGGCAGCCTGCAGATCACGGTGGTGTTCAAGCTCGGCGCCGACATCGACCGCGCCCAGGTACAGGTACAAAACCGCGTCTCGCAGGCACTGCCGCGCCTGCCGGAAGAGGTGCGCGCGCTGGGCGTGACCACGCGCAAGAGTTCGCCGGACCTGACGATGGTGGTCCACCTGTTCTCACCGGACGGTCGCTATGACGGTCTGTATCTGCGCAACTACGCGCTGATCCAGGTCCGTGACGAACTCGCGCGCCTGCCGGGCGCCGGCGATGTGCGCCTGTTCGGCGCCGGCGACTACGCGATGCGCGTGTGGTTGGACCCGCAGAAGCTGGCCTCGCGCCGGCTCACGCCCGGCGACGTGATCGCGGCGGTGCGCGAACAGAACCTGCAGGTGGCGGCCGGCTCGGTGGGCAGCGCGCCGCTCAGCAAGGGCTCCGACTTCCAGCTGTCGATCAATACCAAGGGACGACTCAGCGGCGAACGCGAGTTCGAGGAGATCGTCATCAAGACCGGCCCGAGCGGCGAGTTGACGCGCCTTGGCGACGTGGCCCGCATCGAGCTCGGCGCCGGTGACTATTCGCTGCAAAGCCGGCTCGACAACCAGTCCGCCGTGGCCATGCCGGTGTTTCTGCAGCCGGGCGCCAACTCCCTGGAACTGGCCGACGCGGTGCGCGAGCGCATGGTCGAACTGAAGAAGAACTTCCCCGATGGCGTGGACTATTCGATCGTCTACGACACCACGCAGTTCGTAACCGAATCGATCAGCGCCGTGATTCACACCCTGCTCGAAGCCGTGGCCCTGGTGGTGCTGGTGGTGCTGCTGTTCCTGCAGCGTTGGCGCGCCGCGCTGATTCCGATCATCGCCGTGCCGGTATCGATCATCGGCACGCTGGCGGTATTGCAGATGTTCGGCTTTTCCCTGAACACGCTCACGCTGTTCGCGCTGGTGCTCGCCGTCGGCATCGTGGTGGACGACGCGATCGTGGTCGTCGAGAACGTGGAACGTTCGATCGAGGAAGGGCGCTCGCCACGCGAGGCCGCGCACCGTTCGATGGACGAGGTCGGCAGCGCGATCGTCGCGATCTCGCTGGTGCTGTGCGCGGTGTTCATTCCGCCGGCCCTGGTCGGCGGCTTCAACGGCCAGTTCTATCGGCAGTTCGCCTTGACGATCGCCTTCGCCTCGCTGATCTCCGCCTTCAATTCGCTGACGCTGTCGCCGGCGCTCGCGGCGCTGCTGCTGCGTTCGCATGATGAAAGGCCTGATCGCCTTCAACGCATGATCGACCGCTCACTGGGCTGGCTGTTCCGCCCGTTCAATCGCGGATTCCTGGCCGCCGGCAACGGCTATCAGCGCAGCGTGAAACGGCTGCTGCGCATGAGCGCGGTCGGCCTGGTGATCTACGCCGGCCTGGTGCTGTTGGCTGGCTTCAGCTTCGTCAAGGCGCCGACCAGCCTGGTGCCTTCGCAGGACAAGGGCTATCTGGTATCGGTGGTGTCGCTGCCACCCTCGGCATCGATCAGCCGCACAGAAGCCGTGGTTCAAGAGATGGGCGAAATCGGCCTGAAGCAGCCCGGCGTGATCCACGCCGTGCAGTTTCCGGGTCTGTCCATCAACGGCTTCACGCGCAGCTCCAACGCGGCGATCGTGTTCTTCACGCTCGCACCGTTCGAGGAGCGCGGCGCCGACGAAAGCGGCCCCGCGATCGCCGATGCGCTCAACCAGAAGTTCAGCGCGATCCGCGATGCCTTCGTGCTGACGGTGGCGCCGCCCCCGGTACGCGGTTTCGGCCCGGCCGGCGGCTTCAAGATGCAGATCGAGGATCGCAGCAACAGCGGTACCACGGCGCTCTACGAAACCACGCAGAACCTGTTGGCGCAGGCACGGCAGACGCCGGGTCTGGCCAACCTGTTCTCCAACTACGACATCAACGCCCCACAGTTGTACGCGGACGTGGACCGCGCTCAGGCCAAGCGTCTGGGCATTCCGCTACAGGACGTGTTCCAGACGCTGCAGGCCTATCTGGGTTCGTACTACATCAACGACTTCAACCAGTTCGGGCGGACCTTCCGCGTCACCATGCAGGCCGACGAGGAATTCCGCGATCGACCACAGGACGTGCTGCTGCTCAAGACCCGCAATGTCGATGGCGACATGGTGCCGCTGGGTTCGGTGCTGAGCCTGAAGGACAGCTTCGGCCCGACCGCCGTGCAACGCTACAACGGCTATCCGTCCGCGGACGTCAACGGTTCGCCGACCCCCGGCACCAGTTCCGGCGAAGCCATTGCGCTCCTGTCACAGCTGGCGAACGAAACCCTGCCGGCCGGCATGACTTTCGACTGGACCGAGCTGACCTACCAGCAGGTCGAAGCCGGCGGCGCACTGGGCGTCGTGTTCCCCTTGTGCGTGCTGCTGGTGTTCCTGGTGCTGGCCGCGCAGTACGAAAGTCTCAGTCTGCCGCTGGCGGTGATCCTGATCGTGCCGATGTGCCTGCTGTCCGCGGTGGTGGGCATCCTGCTGCGCGGACTGGACATCAATATCTTCACGCAGATCGGTCTGTTCGTTCTGGTGGCGCTGTCCGCCAAGAACTCGATTCTGATCGTGGAATTCGCGCGTGATGCACAGGCCCGCGGACTGGGACGCGTCGAAGCGGCGCTGGAAGCCTGCCGCCTGCGTCTGCGGCCGATCGTGATGACCTCCGTGGCCTTCATTCTCGGCGTGCTGCCGCTGGCCACCGCCACTGGCGCTGGCGCCGAAATCGCACAGGCCATGGGCACCGCAGTGTTCGCCGGCATGATCGGCGTGACCCTGTTCGGCCTGTTCTTCACACCCTTGTTCTACGTCGTCGTGCGCGCGTTCGTCGAACGCCGCAAGACCTCCACGACCGGCGCTCCCGCGCCGGCCCTTCTGCCTCCCATAGGAGAACTCTCATGAGCGAAAACATTCGTGTCGTCACCGACAGCAGCTTTGAACAGGACGTGATCGCCGCCAGCCACACCCATCCCGTGCTGGTGGATTTCTGGGCCGAATGGTGCGGGCCGTGCCGCATGGTCGCACCGGTGCTGGAACAGGTGGCCGACGAACACCTCGGGCAGATCCGCGTGGCCAAGCTGGATGTGGACGCCAGTCCCAAGACCGCCGCCGCCCTGGGCATACGCAGCATCCCCACGCTGATCCTGTTCAAGGGTGGCAAGCCCGCGGCCACGCAGGTTGGCGCGGCCCCCAAGGCCAAGCTGAGCGCCTTCGTGGCCGCTCAGCTCGACGCGCTCGCCTGAGCGCGGCGGCCAGAACACCACCGGAGCAATTGATGAAACGTATGGCATTGGCGACGACAACAGCGCTGCTTTCGCTGATTTCAGCCTGCGCCGTCGGCCCGGACTACGAGGCGCCGGAAACCCCGGCGCCCACGTCGTTCCACAACGCGCAATCATCACTCTACGGTCAGGGCGCCACGCAAGCGGCATTCTGGACCGAGTTCGACGACGCCCAGCTCAGCGCGCTGGTCGCACAGGCCATGGGCGCGAACCATGATCTGCGCATTGCCCTGGCCAACCTCAATGAAGCACGCGCCCTGCGGCGCGAAGCGTTCTACGACGGACTGCCAGTGTTCAATGCCAGCGCCGGCTACACCCGCGCCTTGCAGAGTGCCGATCAGCGCCCCGGCGAATCCCGCGACACGCGCGAAACCGAACTGTACAGCGGCGGCTTCGATGCCGCCTGGGAACTCGATCTGTTCGGCCGCGTCCGCCGCAATCTTGAAGCCAGCCAAGCCAGCGAGGAAGCGCTCGAAGCCGAACTGCGCGACGTTCAAGTCAGCGTCGCCGCCGAAATCGCACGCAGCTACTTCGAACTGCGCGGCGCCCAGGAACAGCTGTCGGTGGCGCGCAACAACGCGGACAACCAAAGCGCCACGCTCGACTACGTGAGAGCGCGGCTCGACGCCGGGCGC
It encodes:
- a CDS encoding magnesium transporter CorA family protein, with the protein product MNVYHLVSGKPPQRLASPQALPDDGFLWIDIPREQAADWPALIEPLLGVEVERNHVSDSLNAAHRSFFDGTPSYDMLVFAGLGPCETPLPLEIRNVALFIFDRMLLTVRAQDSLSVLQVQQRIDEAQLKSPKDPAMLAHLLLTTMIDRFLAVREPLMEHFDDLEDELLAPRHGAANWRRLLDSRRQARKLEALCSDQIEALDAWRRGTRKSFSNPLSVRVRDLTEHAARVMSLAATQERDLESAIQLHFAIAAERTNRIMRVLTVFSAVFLPLTFLVGVYGMNFDYMPELRWRYGYFFALGFMAALSLGLLLLFKRKRYF
- the trxA gene encoding thioredoxin; the encoded protein is MSENIRVVTDSSFEQDVIAASHTHPVLVDFWAEWCGPCRMVAPVLEQVADEHLGQIRVAKLDVDASPKTAAALGIRSIPTLILFKGGKPAATQVGAAPKAKLSAFVAAQLDALA
- a CDS encoding malate dehydrogenase, with translation MTQPVRVAITGAAGQIAYSLIFRIASGDMLGKDQPVILQLLDIPDSLEKLKGTIMEIDDCAFPLVQSVIGTSDAEEAFEGVKYAMLVGARPRGPGMERADLLQANAKIFSVQGKALSSKADSDVRVLVVGNPANTNALITASNAPKLDPKQITAMTRLDHNRALSQLAAKTGAHSTDIEKLMIWGNHSASQYPDLTHATVKGKAASSLVDQEWVEKDFIPTVQQRGAAIIKARGASSAASAASSAVDHMRDWAKGSDGQWVSMAIPSDGSYGIKPGVVYSYPVVTKSGQYEIVKDLPIDSFSRGKMDATDQELREERAAIEDLLK
- a CDS encoding efflux RND transporter periplasmic adaptor subunit is translated as MASTQANLSGSRPTFAPLARTQGRTHLISSQASELVGILLKAAAVLGGFALLAVLGGCSEAHSQDSAIPPPPIVTVSEVVRREVADWDAFTGRFEAVERVELKPRVSGYIDSVSFAEGALVERGQVLFQIDARPYQAALDQARAELDRAQAQYALSGSELTRAETLLESKAISREEYDQRVSGRSQNQANLKAAQAAVAAAALNVRFTRVLAPIDGRVSRAEITAGNYVTAGQSLLTTVVSVDPIYVYFDGDEQTYLKYSNPARSGRPDASGSDTPVHVGLADEQGYPHDGRLDFIDNALDPATGTIRARAVLDNPDGRLTPGLFARVQLRGSGATATTLIDERAIGTDQDRKYVYVIDESNAAQYRRVDLGDYAHGQRIVRAGLKPGERIVVSGLAKIRPGMTVNPEAAPPAQAAADSDELAFN
- a CDS encoding multidrug efflux RND transporter permease subunit, with the protein product MKFPHFFIERPIFAGVLSFLILVGGTIAAFVLPVAEYPEVSPPTVVVSAQYPGANPEVVSDAVAAPLEQEIVGVEDMIYMNSQAQQDGSLQITVVFKLGADIDRAQVQVQNRVSQALPRLPEEVRALGVTTRKSSPDLTMVVHLFSPDGRYDGLYLRNYALIQVRDELARLPGAGDVRLFGAGDYAMRVWLDPQKLASRRLTPGDVIAAVREQNLQVAAGSVGSAPLSKGSDFQLSINTKGRLSGEREFEEIVIKTGPSGELTRLGDVARIELGAGDYSLQSRLDNQSAVAMPVFLQPGANSLELADAVRERMVELKKNFPDGVDYSIVYDTTQFVTESISAVIHTLLEAVALVVLVVLLFLQRWRAALIPIIAVPVSIIGTLAVLQMFGFSLNTLTLFALVLAVGIVVDDAIVVVENVERSIEEGRSPREAAHRSMDEVGSAIVAISLVLCAVFIPPALVGGFNGQFYRQFALTIAFASLISAFNSLTLSPALAALLLRSHDERPDRLQRMIDRSLGWLFRPFNRGFLAAGNGYQRSVKRLLRMSAVGLVIYAGLVLLAGFSFVKAPTSLVPSQDKGYLVSVVSLPPSASISRTEAVVQEMGEIGLKQPGVIHAVQFPGLSINGFTRSSNAAIVFFTLAPFEERGADESGPAIADALNQKFSAIRDAFVLTVAPPPVRGFGPAGGFKMQIEDRSNSGTTALYETTQNLLAQARQTPGLANLFSNYDINAPQLYADVDRAQAKRLGIPLQDVFQTLQAYLGSYYINDFNQFGRTFRVTMQADEEFRDRPQDVLLLKTRNVDGDMVPLGSVLSLKDSFGPTAVQRYNGYPSADVNGSPTPGTSSGEAIALLSQLANETLPAGMTFDWTELTYQQVEAGGALGVVFPLCVLLVFLVLAAQYESLSLPLAVILIVPMCLLSAVVGILLRGLDINIFTQIGLFVLVALSAKNSILIVEFARDAQARGLGRVEAALEACRLRLRPIVMTSVAFILGVLPLATATGAGAEIAQAMGTAVFAGMIGVTLFGLFFTPLFYVVVRAFVERRKTSTTGAPAPALLPPIGELS
- a CDS encoding TetR/AcrR family transcriptional regulator encodes the protein MSANKTPAAVAVEAPCKPRVRDRIFETACDLFYQQGIRAVGVDTIASEAGTNKMSFYRSFSSKDDLVAEYLRQQVRELWEWWDEVVAKHPDDARTQIMDLFGAFVTKNCDTDVRGCALGNAAVEIREHDHPAHPVILEYKSELRKRWHSLAKRTGARKHEQLGDALMLLQEGGMQSRLVFCGVSGPLKNAAHAAQSLIKAHLDC